In one window of Nitrososphaerales archaeon DNA:
- a CDS encoding metallophosphoesterase, with protein MVKGLSIVSPWPALFIERTNTLVVADLHIGLEDEREIKGVHIPTTLLPKILNAIINPVKETGCSRLVIAGDVKHEFGKPTEAEWWGVKRLFKALREVGCEIEVVKGNHDNYIIYILKELGIKLHRSSLLIDRFLIKHGHEPLQDDEKRMKQIIIGHEHPVIAIKDDVGVKHRFKAFLHGKLGNKVITVLPSISPLAYGTDINEVPVQELLSPILREAGIDDLIPYAIEIGVVVKSFPKLKLLM; from the coding sequence TTGGTTAAAGGATTAAGTATCGTATCACCATGGCCAGCATTATTCATAGAGAGAACCAACACGTTGGTAGTGGCCGATCTCCATATAGGATTAGAGGACGAAAGGGAGATCAAGGGTGTGCATATACCAACGACACTTCTTCCAAAGATCCTTAATGCGATAATCAATCCAGTAAAAGAAACAGGCTGTTCTCGATTGGTAATTGCAGGTGATGTAAAACATGAGTTTGGAAAGCCTACCGAAGCTGAATGGTGGGGTGTAAAGAGGTTATTTAAAGCTTTAAGAGAGGTAGGTTGTGAAATCGAGGTGGTAAAGGGAAATCATGATAATTATATCATCTATATATTGAAGGAGTTGGGTATAAAGCTTCATCGATCGAGCCTTCTTATAGACCGCTTTCTTATAAAGCATGGCCATGAACCGTTACAGGATGATGAGAAAAGAATGAAGCAGATCATCATCGGCCACGAGCATCCGGTCATCGCAATAAAGGATGATGTAGGGGTAAAGCATAGATTCAAAGCATTTCTTCATGGGAAGTTAGGAAATAAAGTTATTACAGTCTTGCCATCGATTTCACCACTAGCTTATGGTACAGATATAAATGAGGTTCCTGTTCAAGAGCTCCTTTCACCAATACTTAGAGAGGCGGGAATAGATGATTTAATACCATACGCTATAGAGATAGGTGTGGTTGTAAAGAGTTTCCCCAAGTTAAAATTACTGATGTAA
- a CDS encoding CDC48 family AAA ATPase: MSQKTITLKVMEAYTKDVGRGIARIDYDAMDAIDASTGDVIELKGRRRTVAKCLPLYPSDEGKGVIRIDGLIRSNSGVAIGDMVTIRKIKALPAERVIVAPLEAIPPIDERYLADALESVPVTKGDNIMIPYFGGRLTFQVIGVSPAVDAVLITQRTIFTISERGEVLRGVPQVTYEDIGGLKDEIQKVREMIELPLRHPEIFEKLGVEAPKGVLLYGPPGTGKTLLAKAVANESNAHFISISGPEIMSKFYGESEARLREIFKEAKEKAPSIIFIDEIDSIAPKREEVTGEVERRVVSQLLSLMDGLEARGKVIVIAATNRPNALDPALRRPGRFDREIEIKVPDRKGRLEILQIHTRHMPLAPDVDLEKLASVTHGFVGADLEYLCKEAAMKTLRRILPQLKLEEDRIPPEVLNSLQVTMKDFEDALKEITPSAMREVYLETPDVRWSDIGDLENVKRELQEAVEWPLKYPELYGKLGYSIPKGILLYGPSGTGKTLLAKAVATESEANFISVRGPELLSKWVGESERGVREVFRRARQAAPCIIFFDEIDSLAPIRGLGGDSMVTERVVSQLLTELDGIQSLKGVVVLAATNRIDMIDPALLRAGRFDKLIYVPLPDRAARLQIFNIHTRGKPLSKDVDIERLVDLTDGFSGAEIAGVVNTALSLVLQEFMAKYPKPEDAKKHLDEVSVTMRHFEEAVKKVRASKEGKPVEKVTVPYYR, from the coding sequence ATGAGCCAAAAGACTATAACGTTGAAGGTGATGGAGGCTTATACGAAGGATGTAGGCAGAGGTATAGCGAGGATAGATTATGATGCGATGGATGCTATCGATGCTTCTACCGGTGATGTTATCGAATTAAAAGGTAGGCGTAGGACTGTAGCAAAGTGCCTTCCTCTGTATCCATCTGATGAAGGTAAAGGTGTGATCAGAATCGATGGTCTAATTAGAAGCAATTCTGGTGTAGCGATTGGAGATATGGTAACGATTCGAAAGATCAAGGCACTCCCAGCGGAGAGGGTTATCGTAGCACCTTTAGAGGCGATACCTCCTATCGATGAACGATACTTAGCCGATGCGTTAGAGAGTGTGCCAGTAACGAAAGGAGATAACATCATGATACCTTACTTTGGCGGTAGATTGACCTTCCAGGTTATAGGTGTCAGCCCGGCGGTCGATGCGGTATTGATTACTCAGAGAACGATCTTCACAATATCGGAGAGGGGTGAGGTGTTGAGAGGCGTCCCTCAAGTTACCTATGAAGATATTGGTGGCTTGAAGGATGAAATACAAAAGGTTCGTGAAATGATCGAATTGCCTCTTAGACACCCAGAGATCTTCGAAAAGTTAGGTGTAGAAGCTCCGAAGGGTGTTCTACTCTATGGCCCTCCGGGCACGGGCAAGACATTGTTGGCGAAAGCTGTTGCAAATGAAAGTAACGCGCACTTCATCAGTATTAGTGGACCGGAGATCATGAGTAAATTCTATGGTGAATCTGAAGCAAGGCTTAGGGAGATCTTTAAAGAAGCGAAGGAAAAGGCACCGAGTATCATCTTCATCGATGAGATCGATTCTATCGCTCCAAAGAGAGAGGAAGTTACCGGTGAAGTCGAGAGAAGGGTTGTGAGTCAACTTCTATCGTTGATGGATGGTTTAGAGGCAAGGGGTAAAGTAATAGTCATCGCAGCAACGAATAGACCGAATGCCCTCGATCCAGCCCTAAGGAGACCGGGCAGATTTGATCGTGAAATCGAGATCAAAGTGCCAGATCGGAAAGGTAGGTTGGAGATTCTTCAAATCCACACAAGGCATATGCCTTTAGCACCAGATGTCGATTTAGAAAAGTTAGCCTCGGTAACCCATGGCTTCGTCGGTGCAGATCTAGAGTATCTCTGTAAAGAAGCGGCTATGAAGACTCTGAGGAGGATACTCCCACAGTTAAAGTTGGAAGAAGATAGGATCCCCCCAGAAGTGTTGAATTCTCTTCAAGTCACCATGAAGGATTTCGAAGATGCGTTGAAAGAAATAACACCCTCTGCCATGAGAGAAGTATATTTGGAGACGCCCGATGTAAGGTGGAGCGATATTGGCGATCTGGAGAATGTGAAGAGAGAGTTGCAAGAGGCTGTCGAATGGCCCCTTAAGTACCCTGAACTTTATGGAAAGCTCGGGTATAGCATACCAAAAGGCATCTTATTATATGGCCCGTCTGGCACGGGCAAGACCTTATTGGCGAAAGCTGTTGCAACAGAAAGTGAAGCCAACTTTATCAGTGTCCGTGGCCCTGAGTTATTATCAAAATGGGTTGGCGAATCTGAACGTGGGGTTCGAGAGGTATTTAGAAGGGCGAGACAGGCCGCACCCTGTATTATATTCTTTGATGAGATCGATTCATTAGCACCGATCCGCGGTTTGGGCGGGGATAGTATGGTAACCGAAAGGGTTGTAAGCCAGTTGCTCACAGAATTGGATGGTATTCAATCTTTAAAGGGTGTAGTGGTACTTGCTGCTACAAACCGAATCGATATGATCGATCCAGCACTCCTCAGGGCCGGTAGGTTCGATAAACTCATCTATGTACCCTTACCCGATCGGGCAGCTAGATTACAAATATTCAACATCCATACTCGTGGTAAACCGTTAAGCAAAGATGTCGATATCGAAAGACTCGTCGACTTAACGGATGGTTTTAGTGGTGCAGAGATTGCCGGTGTAGTTAATACCGCACTCTCGTTGGTGCTACAAGAATTTATGGCAAAGTATCCTAAACCTGAAGATGCAAAGAAGCATTTAGATGAAGTCAGTGTGACGATGAGGCACTTCGAAGAAGCTGTCAAAAAGGTCAGGGCTTCAAAAGAAGGCAAGCCTGTAGAAAAGGTTACAGTACCTTATTATAGGTAA
- a CDS encoding phosphoribosyltransferase family protein, translating to MMSSDWLKIKRIHAEKLLSIIVKRQILKKGNFALHLGHSTEYYLDFRLVPSHPNDFIDVCTAYADLIKNEISEFDALTGVAYSAIPFAAGTSVRLNVPYILMEKIEKEGSLRTPVYGHIKKGDRIVILDDVSASGVTLLCVASVLRALGGVVKDVVVLVDREQGADKVLSEQGINLHYYLKLSEILSYVSSR from the coding sequence ATGATGAGTAGTGATTGGTTAAAAATCAAAAGGATTCACGCTGAGAAACTTCTCTCAATAATCGTCAAAAGGCAGATTCTGAAGAAGGGGAACTTCGCCCTACATTTAGGCCATTCGACCGAATACTATCTAGATTTTCGGCTGGTCCCTTCACATCCAAATGACTTTATAGATGTATGCACAGCATATGCAGATTTGATTAAGAATGAAATAAGTGAATTTGATGCTCTAACGGGTGTTGCTTATTCAGCGATACCGTTTGCGGCTGGAACGAGCGTTAGATTAAATGTACCCTATATTCTTATGGAGAAGATCGAGAAAGAAGGTAGTCTGCGCACACCTGTGTATGGGCATATTAAAAAAGGAGATAGGATTGTGATACTTGATGATGTGTCAGCATCTGGTGTTACGCTACTTTGTGTTGCGAGTGTGCTACGTGCTTTGGGTGGTGTAGTGAAGGACGTCGTCGTACTTGTAGATCGAGAACAGGGTGCCGATAAAGTACTTAGTGAACAAGGAATAAATCTACACTATTACCTAAAGTTGAGTGAGATCTTATCCTACGTATCATCGCGATAG
- the pyrE gene encoding orotate phosphoribosyltransferase: MGGFLLSTPYDVIWLEKKPILAKEVALLLHRIGAIRFGNFILSSGRESPYYIDLRILPSYPEILKRVVELYVEMINNEIRSKEEIHRIAGIPTAGLPIATLVSQLIPLPLLYVRKQEKKYGLEKIVEGVIKAGDRVVVVDDVVTTGHSALEQIRVLREHGGIVNHLVVLIDRDEGGESNLAKENVTLHYLMKIGDLFTYLKNLNLVDQEKYDEVMKYVMKYRKGGS; encoded by the coding sequence ATGGGTGGGTTTTTGCTTTCTACACCCTACGATGTCATATGGCTAGAGAAAAAGCCCATATTGGCTAAAGAAGTGGCTCTCCTCCTTCACAGGATAGGTGCGATAAGGTTTGGTAACTTTATTTTAAGCTCTGGTCGAGAAAGTCCATACTATATAGATCTTCGAATCCTACCTTCATACCCTGAGATTCTTAAGAGAGTAGTGGAGCTCTACGTGGAGATGATAAATAATGAGATTCGAAGTAAGGAAGAGATCCATCGAATAGCTGGCATACCAACAGCTGGTCTACCGATAGCTACACTAGTGAGCCAATTGATACCCTTGCCCCTTTTATATGTGCGCAAACAAGAGAAGAAGTACGGTCTCGAAAAGATTGTAGAAGGTGTTATAAAGGCTGGGGATCGTGTGGTCGTCGTTGACGATGTTGTAACTACGGGCCATAGTGCATTAGAACAGATTCGAGTATTAAGAGAGCATGGTGGCATAGTGAATCACCTTGTCGTCCTTATCGATAGAGATGAAGGAGGCGAATCGAATCTGGCAAAAGAAAATGTCACACTACACTACCTTATGAAGATAGGAGATTTATTCACATACCTAAAGAATTTAAATCTGGTCGATCAAGAAAAGTATGATGAAGTTATGAAGTATGTTATGAAGTACCGTAAAGGAGGTTCATAA
- a CDS encoding Lrp/AsnC family transcriptional regulator — translation MKKIDDIDMKILAELIQDASLSVPKLSKKINVNASVIYSRIKRLIKKDLIKKFTVEVNEEALGLTISAIIGINIEQRLRDGILKELLNLNEVRSVSEVTGRFDLLVEVKTRTLDELHRLISENIGRINGIVRTETFMEMKKTRRIPHYTIPV, via the coding sequence ATGAAAAAGATTGACGATATCGATATGAAAATTTTGGCTGAACTTATTCAAGATGCTAGTCTATCCGTCCCTAAACTCAGCAAGAAGATCAACGTTAACGCATCGGTTATCTACAGTCGGATAAAAAGGTTAATAAAAAAGGATTTGATCAAGAAGTTCACCGTTGAAGTTAACGAAGAAGCGTTAGGCCTGACCATCTCCGCTATCATAGGTATTAACATTGAGCAGAGGTTAAGGGATGGTATTTTAAAGGAACTTCTTAATTTGAATGAAGTAAGAAGTGTTTCAGAAGTGACGGGGCGTTTTGATTTGTTGGTTGAGGTGAAGACAAGAACTCTCGATGAACTACACCGATTGATTTCAGAAAATATAGGAAGGATTAATGGTATCGTTCGCACAGAGACATTTATGGAGATGAAGAAGACCCGAAGAATACCTCATTATACAATCCCTGTATGA
- a CDS encoding Hsp20 family protein: protein MDELDRFIDEVERELEGTIKSMFESRSELFNRPMVYGFSVKIGPEGEPIIRTFGDKILRGDGFREPVYDQIVDEERHELKLIVELPGVEKEDIKLESLENEVMILAERGERRYKANIKLKSAVDPKSAHAVYRNGVLDVTFKLKSNANKGYRVKIE, encoded by the coding sequence ATGGACGAACTCGATCGATTCATCGATGAAGTAGAGCGTGAATTAGAAGGTACTATAAAGAGCATGTTCGAATCAAGAAGTGAACTATTCAATAGACCTATGGTGTACGGATTTTCAGTGAAGATCGGGCCTGAAGGTGAACCCATTATACGTACATTCGGGGATAAGATCCTTCGTGGAGATGGATTTAGGGAGCCTGTATACGATCAGATCGTCGATGAAGAAAGGCATGAATTGAAGCTCATAGTGGAGTTACCGGGTGTAGAGAAAGAGGATATCAAACTCGAGAGTTTAGAGAATGAAGTCATGATATTGGCTGAACGTGGTGAACGACGTTATAAGGCGAATATCAAATTGAAGAGTGCTGTAGATCCTAAAAGTGCCCATGCAGTATATCGAAATGGTGTGCTAGATGTAACATTTAAGCTCAAGAGTAATGCTAATAAAGGTTACCGAGTAAAGATAGAATAG
- a CDS encoding MFS transporter, protein MSTLVHNLKKALSLGAVASTHMINHAYLQIHLALLPVIMIEFNLNLSTIGIILSIATLCQVVATIPGGIIADKLGSVKVILISLLLTLSGALMMGNASNEYMVILGISIINLSTAIYHPPAYSLASRLMEPNNRGKALGIHGGAGTLGLALGPITAGLLLSSYGWRFTYLLWMVPTIISALILLRVKPTTSQSTKREFSVSDKESAPPTSQFLTLALLIFLFIISLRAIGMQMVSTILSPFLVFERNVPKDAASIIFGLMPLMGGIAALIGGFLTDKIGAKRWFAVSLLMTPFSLLGLIYANHITLIIAFILIYGTFNFTAMAATASLLAQLTPAKKRGVGYALFFLPTYIANTIAPAIAGYVGQNFGLENAFFIPIFAYFTGLIFLLTIMPKTHGKGYWKSE, encoded by the coding sequence TTGTCAACCCTGGTCCATAACCTAAAGAAGGCCCTTAGTTTAGGTGCCGTTGCATCTACACATATGATAAACCACGCATACCTTCAAATCCACTTAGCCTTATTACCAGTAATTATGATCGAATTCAACCTTAATTTATCCACAATTGGTATAATCCTTTCAATAGCCACCTTATGCCAAGTAGTAGCCACGATTCCAGGTGGAATAATTGCGGATAAACTCGGATCCGTTAAAGTAATTCTTATCAGCCTTCTTCTAACCTTAAGTGGTGCATTGATGATGGGTAACGCATCCAATGAGTATATGGTGATTTTGGGTATATCCATAATAAACCTTTCAACCGCGATCTACCATCCGCCCGCGTATAGTTTGGCCAGTAGATTGATGGAGCCGAATAATCGAGGAAAAGCTTTAGGTATTCACGGTGGAGCAGGGACCTTAGGCTTAGCCCTTGGCCCTATTACAGCCGGTCTTCTGCTATCATCTTACGGTTGGCGCTTTACGTATCTACTGTGGATGGTACCTACGATTATCAGTGCTCTTATACTTCTAAGAGTAAAGCCTACTACTTCTCAGAGTACTAAGAGAGAGTTTAGCGTTAGTGATAAAGAAAGCGCACCTCCCACTAGCCAATTCTTAACTCTGGCGCTCTTAATATTTCTCTTTATAATTTCTTTAAGGGCTATTGGGATGCAGATGGTTTCGACGATCTTATCGCCCTTCCTTGTATTTGAGAGAAATGTTCCCAAGGATGCAGCGAGTATAATCTTCGGATTGATGCCACTCATGGGTGGTATAGCTGCTCTGATAGGTGGTTTTTTGACCGATAAGATTGGTGCGAAAAGATGGTTCGCCGTCTCATTACTCATGACACCCTTTTCTCTCCTCGGACTCATCTATGCAAATCATATTACACTTATTATTGCTTTTATCTTGATTTATGGAACTTTTAACTTTACTGCAATGGCAGCGACCGCTTCTTTACTTGCTCAACTCACCCCTGCAAAGAAGAGAGGTGTCGGTTATGCGCTCTTCTTCTTACCTACTTATATCGCTAACACCATCGCCCCAGCTATTGCAGGATATGTGGGACAAAATTTTGGTCTAGAGAATGCATTTTTTATACCGATCTTCGCCTATTTTACAGGCTTAATATTTCTCTTAACAATTATGCCTAAAACTCATGGGAAGGGCTATTGGAAGTCTGAATGA
- a CDS encoding DHHA1 domain-containing protein yields the protein MGSEHTAEHIFVGSLSRLIQGVKVKKVEHTAEGNFIYLICDKLNWDTIWEAERITNKVISEGRVVKEHFFNTLDEAKKVFPTLRAYEERISGKVRVIEIDGYDYSACNREHVNNTKECDFFLITGFSKAHDGTFQITFEVGERAKVKALEISNTCMKVAEILGATYETLVKTASNISNEVADLRRKIRILTLEKLNDLTFVEGKGFKFYHQIFEGLDRKILMKKIGELIKGDKVIVLIGNMEDQGLMIFARSYDINIDCSKLLQEALVKFGGRGGGKPEYAFGSVDRDRFEEAFTHLKDICFSALNRLTN from the coding sequence ATGGGATCGGAACATACCGCTGAGCATATCTTCGTCGGTAGTTTGAGCAGATTAATACAGGGTGTTAAAGTTAAGAAGGTCGAACATACCGCTGAGGGTAATTTCATCTATTTGATATGTGATAAATTGAATTGGGATACCATCTGGGAGGCTGAACGTATTACCAATAAAGTGATATCTGAAGGGCGAGTCGTAAAGGAACATTTCTTCAACACGTTAGATGAAGCGAAGAAAGTCTTTCCAACACTTCGAGCGTATGAAGAAAGAATCTCAGGTAAGGTAAGGGTAATAGAAATCGATGGTTATGATTACTCTGCATGTAATAGAGAACATGTGAATAACACTAAAGAATGTGATTTCTTCCTGATTACTGGATTCTCTAAGGCGCACGACGGAACATTTCAGATAACATTTGAAGTTGGCGAACGTGCAAAGGTAAAAGCGCTCGAAATTTCTAATACATGTATGAAGGTAGCTGAAATCCTTGGCGCTACGTATGAAACTTTGGTAAAGACCGCTTCGAATATCAGTAACGAAGTAGCGGATTTAAGGAGGAAGATTAGGATTTTAACCCTTGAAAAGTTAAATGACCTTACATTCGTTGAAGGGAAAGGGTTCAAGTTTTATCACCAGATCTTTGAAGGCCTGGATAGAAAGATCCTGATGAAGAAGATTGGTGAGTTAATTAAAGGTGATAAAGTTATAGTGTTGATCGGGAATATGGAAGATCAAGGATTGATGATCTTCGCAAGAAGTTATGATATTAATATAGATTGTAGCAAACTACTGCAAGAAGCATTGGTGAAATTTGGAGGGCGTGGCGGCGGCAAACCTGAATATGCGTTTGGAAGTGTAGATAGAGATAGATTTGAAGAAGCCTTTACGCATTTAAAGGATATCTGTTTCTCAGCGTTAAACAGATTAACAAATTAA
- a CDS encoding ArsR family transcriptional regulator — protein MSPEDFIEIMGSPLRLMILKLLAERPRSIGELSHHLNVTPQAIQKHLRILQRFDVISTIPIEKEEGSIIKKLYRSNLPIDIDLSSKDGILSISAHIVTDKYLKKLKRELPLQFEKNLLKTLQEIDYEKASIKRNLHALREKEFRLFNELIELEVMEDRVIEQAKCSIIEEAILKAYLKPDADKELPSLISHLGIDRSKVLNTLKRFGADL, from the coding sequence ATGTCACCAGAAGATTTTATCGAAATTATGGGATCACCTCTGAGGCTGATGATATTGAAGCTCTTAGCAGAAAGGCCTCGATCGATCGGCGAACTTTCGCACCACTTAAATGTAACACCCCAGGCGATTCAAAAACATCTACGAATACTGCAAAGATTTGATGTTATATCGACGATACCGATAGAGAAGGAAGAGGGTAGCATAATTAAGAAGTTATATCGATCGAACCTTCCTATAGATATCGATTTAAGCTCCAAAGATGGTATATTGAGCATATCTGCCCATATCGTTACAGATAAGTATTTAAAGAAGTTAAAGAGGGAATTGCCCCTTCAATTTGAGAAGAATCTTTTAAAGACCCTTCAGGAAATCGATTATGAAAAGGCTTCTATAAAAAGAAATTTACACGCTCTTAGGGAGAAGGAATTTAGATTATTTAACGAATTGATCGAATTAGAAGTCATGGAGGATAGAGTGATAGAACAGGCGAAGTGCAGTATTATAGAAGAGGCGATTCTCAAAGCTTATCTTAAACCCGATGCTGATAAAGAATTACCATCGTTAATCTCACATCTTGGGATCGATCGGTCTAAAGTTTTAAATACACTTAAAAGATTTGGTGCAGATTTATAA
- a CDS encoding site-2 protease family protein yields MSNEAIFSNYDLITSIVREHFQIKESYLREDGSVEFRIIQSKDMKQNFVNLVNNLKRHGLIAFLTKIDDEIVLMAGKMATTRTFGNRTPMILFILTLLTIIIDGYIRSIGFPKYESWLMILLYTLSIMGIVLVHEIGHKLTSARHGARSSLPYFIPGIPGVIPTLGAVILSSEPPVNRDSLFDLGISGPLSGLMVSILVAIGGALTSPTITVEEFKRLMESGVLIEVKTLDIFTESLLKLFIKPSSGAPILSPLLFASSLGFLITFLNLMPAWQLDGGHIARAALGRKWHRLTTYLSIMVMAALGFWTMAFLLLFLSTMRAETRPLDDISPLSRVRKIVFVLTIILAAGLFYFTIYNNPIFRLFVTTQA; encoded by the coding sequence ATGTCTAACGAGGCGATCTTCAGCAATTACGATCTCATAACCTCTATAGTGAGAGAGCATTTTCAGATCAAAGAAAGTTACTTAAGAGAAGATGGCTCGGTAGAGTTCCGAATCATTCAATCTAAAGATATGAAACAGAACTTCGTTAATTTGGTGAATAATTTAAAAAGGCATGGATTGATCGCCTTCTTAACCAAAATCGATGATGAAATAGTCTTAATGGCAGGTAAGATGGCTACCACACGAACCTTCGGGAATCGTACACCTATGATTCTTTTTATATTAACCTTGCTCACGATAATCATCGATGGGTATATACGCTCCATCGGTTTTCCAAAGTATGAGAGTTGGTTAATGATCCTTCTATACACACTAAGTATTATGGGCATCGTCCTCGTGCATGAAATAGGGCATAAATTAACATCGGCCAGGCATGGAGCGAGATCATCACTTCCATACTTCATTCCAGGCATTCCTGGAGTAATTCCAACGTTAGGGGCGGTGATTCTATCTTCAGAACCTCCAGTAAATCGTGATTCTCTATTCGATCTTGGCATATCAGGTCCATTATCAGGACTTATGGTATCTATACTCGTTGCCATAGGCGGAGCGTTAACCTCACCCACCATCACCGTTGAAGAGTTCAAAAGGTTGATGGAGTCCGGAGTTCTGATAGAGGTAAAGACACTCGATATATTCACAGAATCTCTATTAAAGTTATTTATCAAACCATCTTCAGGTGCACCGATTCTATCACCATTACTCTTCGCCTCTTCACTAGGTTTTCTTATAACTTTTCTCAACCTGATGCCAGCGTGGCAACTTGATGGTGGGCATATTGCAAGAGCAGCGCTAGGTAGAAAGTGGCATCGATTAACGACTTATCTAAGTATCATGGTTATGGCAGCCCTTGGATTCTGGACTATGGCATTTCTTTTACTCTTCCTCTCTACTATGCGTGCTGAGACAAGGCCGCTCGACGATATCTCGCCACTCTCAAGAGTTAGAAAGATCGTGTTCGTTCTTACCATCATCTTAGCTGCAGGGCTATTCTACTTCACCATATACAATAATCCTATATTCCGTTTATTCGTAACTACTCAAGCGTAA
- a CDS encoding IS607 family transposase — MTFLTTSEKLLTLKEACERLGVHPNTLRKWDRQGKIKVVRTVGGRRRIPKHEVERLMGIVRPDVSKKAIIYCRVSSHDQKGDLDRQKHGLLEYAKSKGYEVISILEDVASGLNENRKSLNKLFDMVEGKEVGVVIIGFKDRLTRFGFRYLERYFISHNVRIEVVNGEEPKDAYQELVEDLIALVSSFAGKLYGMRSHKYERVVEGVKQLIAE, encoded by the coding sequence ATAACATTTCTTACCACTTCAGAGAAGTTGCTGACACTTAAAGAAGCATGTGAAAGGTTAGGTGTTCATCCAAATACGCTTAGGAAGTGGGATAGGCAAGGTAAGATTAAGGTTGTTAGAACAGTTGGCGGTAGAAGAAGAATACCTAAACATGAAGTCGAACGTTTAATGGGAATCGTTAGACCAGATGTGTCTAAAAAAGCCATAATCTATTGTAGAGTTTCTTCTCATGACCAGAAGGGCGATTTGGATAGACAAAAACACGGCTTATTAGAATACGCTAAGTCTAAAGGCTATGAAGTTATTTCGATATTGGAGGACGTTGCAAGTGGGCTTAATGAAAATAGGAAGTCCTTGAATAAACTATTTGATATGGTTGAGGGGAAAGAGGTAGGTGTTGTCATCATCGGATTTAAAGATAGGCTTACAAGATTCGGCTTCAGGTATTTAGAGCGTTACTTCATATCCCACAATGTTAGAATAGAAGTTGTTAACGGTGAGGAGCCAAAAGATGCTTACCAAGAACTTGTAGAAGATTTAATAGCCTTGGTTTCGAGCTTCGCTGGAAAGCTCTATGGAATGAGAAGCCACAAGTATGAGAGGGTGGTTGAAGGTGTCAAACAGCTTATTGCTGAGTGA
- the pyrB gene encoding aspartate carbamoyltransferase, which translates to MSLKGRDVISINDFSKDELDLIFRTAEKMEYYSNKTLPILSDKIVAVLFFEPSTRTRLSFETSVLRLGGKCIGFSEPTISSIAKGESLADTIRMVDEYADLIIMRHPVDGAARYAAEIAKIPVINGGDGSTHHPTQAMLDLYTIKKRFGKIDGLHIAIMGDLAHARASISFAYGVSKYNVKLTLVSPYQLRMRREVIDHLKKVLPNVNEIEQLSDVIRDVDVIYITRVQKERFTDVEEYEKIKDLYRLDYEAVKNAKESMVILHPLPRVTELSHELDNTPHALYFQQAKNAIPVRMALISLIMGVEVG; encoded by the coding sequence ATGAGTTTAAAGGGTAGAGATGTGATATCTATTAATGACTTCTCTAAAGATGAGTTAGATTTGATCTTTAGGACGGCCGAAAAGATGGAATACTATTCTAATAAGACCCTACCTATCTTAAGTGATAAGATCGTTGCAGTGCTCTTCTTCGAGCCGAGTACGAGAACAAGGTTAAGCTTTGAAACGAGCGTACTCAGACTCGGTGGTAAGTGCATAGGTTTTTCTGAGCCGACGATATCTTCGATAGCGAAGGGTGAAAGCCTTGCCGATACGATACGGATGGTCGATGAATATGCAGATCTGATAATAATGAGGCACCCCGTAGATGGTGCTGCAAGGTACGCAGCTGAAATCGCTAAAATACCTGTCATCAATGGTGGAGATGGTTCAACTCACCACCCTACGCAGGCTATGCTCGACCTCTATACCATTAAGAAAAGGTTTGGAAAGATCGATGGTCTTCACATAGCGATAATGGGCGATCTTGCACATGCTAGAGCATCGATTTCTTTTGCATATGGAGTTTCAAAGTATAATGTAAAGTTGACTTTAGTATCACCTTATCAATTAAGAATGAGGAGAGAAGTTATAGATCATTTGAAGAAGGTATTGCCCAATGTAAATGAAATCGAGCAATTGAGCGATGTAATAAGGGATGTAGATGTAATATACATCACAAGGGTCCAAAAAGAAAGATTTACAGACGTTGAGGAGTATGAAAAGATCAAAGATCTGTACCGGCTCGATTATGAAGCTGTGAAGAACGCGAAAGAGAGTATGGTGATTTTACACCCTCTTCCAAGGGTTACAGAATTATCTCATGAATTAGATAATACACCCCACGCATTATACTTTCAACAGGCAAAGAATGCCATACCTGTCCGAATGGCTTTAATCTCCCTTATAATGGGTGTCGAAGTGGGGTGA